From Calothrix sp. PCC 6303, a single genomic window includes:
- a CDS encoding HlyD family efflux transporter periplasmic adaptor subunit: MKNEIEPQIPNYVPRSISQFEQPVILKQSRNWSRAILWGLILSTVGAIAWANFSKIEEAVSATGKLEASGATKDVQAPVGGVVKEVFVEDGEQIKEGDKLIVLDNATAKVQLASLQKVRASLMQENKFYESQLKDKIDLDLTSLQVPASMIDLTKSRAALLTENQVYRTQFDGNSANKLSQEQKERVTSSQIELDARVTESRAEIEQLKRQVEQNDIKIISNTDSLKMNQGILNNISGLAKIGAISQIQFLKQQEEVRNIQSQVDQLMQEKAKLEAQIIGGQAKLKNTVAGSRKDWLDKIALNNQRIADIDSQLTKAIVENNKKIAETDSQISQTQMNLRYQEIVAPTSGTVFELKAKSPGFVASSTEPILKIVPNDKLIAKVFITNKDIGFVKEGMTVDVRIDSFPFSEFGDIKGKLVSIGSDALPPDQIYPFYRFPAKIELDTQYLTINGKNIALQSGMGVNTNIKIRDRTVMSIFADMFNNSVESFKNVR, encoded by the coding sequence ATGAAAAATGAAATTGAGCCTCAAATTCCTAATTACGTACCACGTTCTATTTCCCAGTTTGAGCAACCTGTAATCTTAAAGCAATCTCGTAACTGGTCTAGGGCGATATTATGGGGATTAATCCTCTCAACAGTAGGTGCGATCGCATGGGCAAATTTCAGTAAGATTGAAGAGGCTGTATCTGCTACTGGCAAGCTGGAAGCAAGTGGTGCAACTAAAGATGTCCAAGCACCTGTTGGTGGAGTTGTTAAAGAGGTATTTGTTGAAGATGGAGAACAAATTAAAGAAGGGGATAAGCTAATTGTTCTAGACAATGCAACTGCTAAAGTTCAATTGGCATCTTTGCAAAAAGTACGTGCTAGCTTAATGCAAGAAAATAAGTTTTATGAATCGCAGTTAAAAGATAAAATCGATTTGGATCTTACCTCTTTACAAGTGCCAGCATCCATGATTGACTTAACTAAAAGTCGGGCTGCATTATTAACTGAAAATCAAGTTTATCGAACCCAATTTGATGGGAATTCTGCAAATAAATTATCTCAAGAACAAAAAGAAAGAGTTACCTCTAGTCAAATTGAACTAGACGCACGAGTGACTGAATCACGAGCGGAAATAGAACAACTAAAACGTCAAGTTGAACAAAATGATATTAAGATTATTTCTAATACAGACTCGCTGAAAATGAATCAAGGCATTCTGAATAATATTAGCGGGTTAGCAAAAATTGGGGCAATATCACAGATTCAATTTCTTAAACAGCAAGAGGAAGTACGGAATATACAATCTCAAGTCGATCAGTTGATGCAAGAAAAAGCAAAATTAGAAGCTCAAATTATAGGTGGACAGGCAAAACTGAAAAATACCGTTGCTGGTTCCCGCAAAGATTGGCTAGATAAAATCGCTTTAAATAATCAAAGAATAGCTGATATTGATAGTCAACTTACCAAAGCAATTGTTGAGAATAATAAAAAGATTGCAGAAACTGATTCACAAATTAGTCAGACTCAGATGAATTTGAGGTATCAGGAAATTGTAGCTCCCACTAGCGGTACAGTATTCGAGCTTAAGGCAAAGTCTCCAGGATTCGTAGCATCATCCACAGAACCAATACTGAAGATAGTACCAAATGATAAGTTAATTGCTAAAGTATTTATTACCAATAAAGACATTGGTTTTGTGAAAGAAGGAATGACAGTGGATGTCCGTATTGATTCATTCCCATTTAGTGAATTTGGTGATATTAAGGGGAAATTAGTCTCAATTGGTTCGGATGCACTGCCACCAGACCAAATTTATCCATTTTATCGATTTCCGGCAAAGATTGAGCTTGATACTCAATATTTAACTATTAATGGTAAAAATATAGCCTTGCAGTCAGGTATGGGAGTTAATACTAATATTAAGATACGCGATCGCACTGTGATGTCTATTTTTGCAGATATGTTTAATAATAGCGTCGAAAGCTTTAAAAATGTTAGGTAG